The following DNA comes from Triplophysa dalaica isolate WHDGS20190420 chromosome 5, ASM1584641v1, whole genome shotgun sequence.
TGGAAGCGCTCCgtttctgtagctcaactggtagagGGTGGCAATAACAGCTCGAGGGTCAAATGTTCAATTCTTTTGGTTCACTGGCAGAAAGCTATTTTTAGAATATTCCTCTAATTGAGCTCTCATCAGAATCACGTTGTTTTAGACTCAGTGTTCTATGTCTGTTCTTTTTTAGTCCTAAACTCATTTTGTTTGCTTATGTGTAGAGGATAGGAACACATGGGGACTGAAATGATGTAATAATAACCCAATCTTGTTTCCTGTTGCTTGCTCATTTCCTTTTGTCACCATGACATGctcctcttctcttctctactctttaattTGGATTAAATTGTGAGTTACCTAATACTGGATATTAAATGGAAacgtaaaaaaacattgttaagcGAAGTGCACATGACTGTTGTCACTCATTTTCCGGAGATGCTGTTCATCATATCTTACAAATTGAGTACATTATGCAACACAAATATAGCCTGTTAACTTCTTTCTACAGGTTGTGGGACCTTGACGGTAATGAAACCACTTCATTCACACTGCGTTCTCCTGGTGTTAGCGTCTGTTGGCATCCAGAGGATCCCTTTAAGGTTAGTATTAATAACCAGTTATAGGATCTTTATGATgtacatttaatgaaatatgaTGCTGTTCCACTCAATGAGCAAAAATATTGGGATGCCTCCTCCTAATGAACAGATTTGACTACTTCAAGCGGCACTACTTAGGATTactctttgtcgccatctcagtttgtaattgctacTGCAGGTGATTGGCGGAGGTATTTACTTTCCGTGAGTTGTGATTCGGCACTGCTCAACTGTGCGGATGAGTCTTGAGTCTGAATCTTCACTGTACATCAGTAgcgcataataaacacagataacatgGCAGATGATATAACATAAATAGACACAAATAGTGCAAATGGaggctgtgttgaagtgttttgatttatttcgggtgctgggtcatTTCCAAACGTGCCGTTTTGGCCGTTAGTCTCCAGTTTGTTATCTCTCATGGGTACCTCCGTAATGCGGACCGGACAGAAGAACCCCAAACACGGGTCTTAAATTCTGACAAGTATAGTCATAAATCATAGCACATCATCTAACTATATATACTATGTATAAAGCCTTGCAATCATATCCGGGATATAACtccgtaaatttgagtaaaattgctaacattcttccaaatatctttctgtgcgagcagatttttcatttttggatgaactatccctttaaatcatttCTGTGAGCAATGCTAGAGCATATGGCAGgtctacatttagtcatttggcagacataaAGCACACTTTTGGCATGACTTGCAAGCTTTGAGCCGAACACTCATTACCCAAACCCATCAATGACTTGTAGAACAGAAAAAGAGCCCTTGCAAATCTATTGCAACAAGGATGTGAACAGAATTTTTGAATATTGTACTGTATGGTTTagcattaatatttgttttgactGGAATTATTGGAATAGAAATATGTGTTAAGAAGGGGGGTGTCCATATAGTGTTTATACATGAACTTACAGCTATTTATCtaaattcttttttatatataatgaaTGTTTATAATACACATGTATAATGATTCTTCTATTCCATtctactctttttttttttttaacagttacTAGTGGCAGAGAAGAAAGGCACTATACGATTCTATGACCTTGTTACACAACATGCCATTCTGTCTCTGGACAGCGGGCAGGTGCCACTCATGTCAGCTGACTGGTGTCTCACAAACACTATAAAGGTTGGGGCAGTTGCAGGCAATGATTGGGTGATCTGGGACATTACCCGTTCCAGGTAAACACAACCTCACCTCCGCTGATAACAAAATCAATGGTGGTGCAGAATTTATGTGTATTGAAGTTCTGTAGTTAGCAGTTAGCTCTTAAATTAAATTTCCTTTCTTAGGGGaggatacttcaccaaaaaataaaaattctgtcatcattttctcaccttgGAGTCGTTCCAAATCtccataaatgtatttgttctgattaatacagagaaagatatttggaacaatgcttgaaaccaaataGATAttcccatagtaggaacaaatatttatcttttttttgttctgttgaacacactcTTGAAGAACAAAGGACAGCAAACACTTCTGGGGctcttttgactgccattgtgttttttcctgctatggtagtcaatgggggccaaaatctgtctggttataagcgttcttccaaatatcgttctctgtgttcatcataacaaagatatctttacagatttggaacaactcgaaggtgagtaaatgatgacagaattttatattGGGGTAACTATTTTGAGAGATTTTGTTCATACACAACGCACATTCGCTAAAGTCTGGGGTTTGGGGGTAGATGAAGACAACTGCATATCAAAAAAGGCATTCTGAAAAATGCCTAAATAgactttaaaaccttttaaagtagTACACCAACTTCTCAACAGTAAATCACCTTCAAAGCATTAAAGTGAGCCATATTGTTGACCATGACCTAGTGTGGAAATGAATCAAACTGTCGGAAAATGATACTGATGTGTTTTGGCTGTAGCTATCCGCTTGAGAAGAGACCGGCTCATGTTGACAGAGCGAGGCATTTCAGGTAAAATCCTCTTTTTTACAATACAAATGTGATCTTTCAGGAGTTGTTTGGCTGTATTTATAACTCTTATGGTTGTGGTCTGGCTTACACAGATGGTCAAGGGCACAAGAGAATCTTTTTGCCACCACGGGCTATCCGGGGAAAATCGCCAGTCAATTATTGGTGCATCACTTAGGCCATCCACAGGTTTGTTAAAGATGTATTTGTGTATAGATgtctaaaaaaagatttacatgTTTAGATTTGCATCTACTTCCATTTCCATTGCAGCCTGTTATGATTGGTTCAGCTACTGTGGGGGCGGGCCTAAGCTGGCACAGGACCTTGCCGCTGTGCGTGATTGGCGGGGACCGAAAGCTGTTCTTCTGGATGACAGAGATGTAATCTAGGCAGCAGTATTTCAAACAATTTACACCATCTGGAGAAGGcttttatatttgtcttttttcaatAAAGTCATATTTTTCACTCATTGCTGTTGTATTTTGTccactgttttgttttataggtTACTCGGGTCAAAACTCTTGTGGGAACGAGACTTTACGCTACTCTCCCCTTCAGTTTTTTAGCCTTTTCTATGAATTATTGTATCAGTGTTTTTGGTGTAGTGTTCTGCCAAGTTGGCTCAGACGTGAGCCAAAGGTCACCAAACGGCAGGAGTTGGCAATTTCTCTCACAGAATGGCTGGAGTGCGAGAAAAAACTCTGTACAGGTGCTCATACAGACAGTCTCATTGACTCCACCAGGATAATAATCTTCAGTCCCATTCCTAAAACTACGGGGGAGCTTCCTCTGTTCGACCGTGGCCTTTGTGTAAGGTGGGGGAAACGGACATAGGCGAAGGTATTTGTGCTTCAACAGTTGAACCATGAAAATGAAGAAAAGCATGGGAAACTAAAGTCCAGGGAGAACACAAGACTTTAAAAGCAGTGTTTTTTCCAAGAAAAGCGCAGGAGACTAAGAGGGAAACCAAGGTTCTATGAGGTCAAACGGCTATGTTTTAACATGGGGATGATTTCCTTTATTGGGGTGAATAAGACCGAAAGGTAGAACGGATATTTTGATATGATGTTTTTGAGAGGTGCAattacattattattcattaatgTAAATTCGTAGAACGTGCCAATACTTGTAAACACTTTGATTCAGTTGGTTTTGATATGAAGTTTGGACACATTATTGATATTTCCTATACCAGACTTTTGTAAGTGCATCGTACAATGGGTCATATTGTATATGGGTGTGAAGGAAAGGGGGCGCGCAACCCACACCCTTTCAAGCCTGAGAGACGGATTCGGATGATTCTTGGAGCCCGAAAGTATACCACCGTCCGCAATCATAACATGCTACTGTTTTTCTGGTCTACTGGTTTTGTTTGAATGAGTTCAGTATGGTCTGAAACAAGGTTTTTGTAGCGCAGATTGTAGCTGGTGCTGGACCAGATGTCAGCCTCTTCCACATCTCTTAACACAAGGTTCAGTCTTCCAAAAGACACAAGATCTTTCTGAGAGGGAATTGAGGAAATAATGAACAGAGAGGGTTTGTTAggattatatacagtacattgaaTCATCAATGTATTATTGGGACGGATTTTAACCGAGGATTGCCATCTGGTGGCCAGTCTTTTAACATTCAGCGGGCCTTTCTAAAACACCATGATGTAGGATTATACTACTGTAGTATGAATCatttggaaaaatgtgtttcttatttCGCAATGTTCGTCATATTGTGCCAGTTTGTTGGCAGAGATGATGCGGCAGATGCATGGATGGGGAATGCATAGGCTATGCGTTTCTTCCTTTGAAAAGCAATGATGGGAAATGCTTACGCAAGCCTTTAAAATCTTACTTCTTTGAGCTTTAGAAGTTGGCTAGTAGTTTTAACGAGTTTAAAGAAGCGCTGTGATCAAAGCAAAGCTTCGACGCCCTCATTTTATTCACTTCTTAAGATAAAGGAAAAAGCTCTTGAAGTAAGAGCAATGCTCCTTTTGATCCAGGAGATAACGTGTATTTTCAATAAGGGCTTCCTTGGATTAGGGGTTAGTAGAAATTGCATATTCGTGGGTTTCACGTAAAGAACAGGGCGGGATCGGTGCATACATTACAGCTTTAAActttttgagtaaaaatgtgcaagaaaattaaaaatcacaGTTCAAAACCGTCCACTTAACCTACCTTCGGTTAGTAAATATTAATGATTCATAGCTTTAGCCGTCATTTCCGATTTCGCGCCAAAAGTCAGTTCGTCCTCATTCTTTGCGTCAGTCAGATTCATCCGCGCGACGGAGCCACGGAGAATCACAAACCACGTTAAGAAACTAACTGCGCAGGTATCttgcaatttcatgtttcaaacacGTTAATAAAGCTGCAAAAGATACAGAACGCCATTTTGAGAAGTCGCCGAACTGTTAGAATAAAGCGCTCCGTTCTGGCACACTTTATACGTGCACCCATTGACCCTCCACAGACGCCGTCGCGCTAAACTAACAACGTCCGCAAAATTAGCTCAAGGAAATGCCTGCGTTCTAATGTGCGGCGATAAGCCTTTAGAACCTGCGGTTGGAACCTTCCGCGGTTCTCTTGTTGCCGTGGCAACCTAAGTTTGTTTTGAACACGATGGATTCAGATCCGAGCTGCGGTTTTCGGAGGGATTTGTGGACTGGACCGAGCGCCGTGTAAAATGAGATACAAGAGACGATTAAGTGTTTGAATTTGGTTTATAAAAACAGATGTGGGCCACTTACCCTACGTATGACGTTCATTTACTTTATTCGTTTCGTTTTAGCACGTTCGGAGCGCAGAAAAGGGGCGCGGGCGATTGATGGAACCTCGTTTACCCCAATGGATTCCGTCCTGGTTTTCTGAGAAGTCTTGCTTCGCTGTTGCTCCTTAAAGGTGGTTTGGCCTGtgttggtgtaaaaatgttaaaacctGGTATCCTTAGGTTCGGTATGAATGGAACAGTTGCGTAGTTGTTCCTACACCCCTCTATAACGCAACCGCAAGCTGTCAATCAATGGAGTTGCTGTGACAGCAGAGCTTATCCACTAAATAGCCTCCTTCACCTCTCCAGTCTGCTTGAGCTTTTAGGTCTGGCAACTTACTTTGAACTAGGTCGTGATTCATTTAGTGCGAATAAAGACAAAATGCAGGCCGATAatcaaaataaagatatttattgtCTTTTCACATAAACACTTCATTTTGCACAAGACCTCCACCCGTGCACTTTTCATATTTGTCTAACAAGAGTCCGTTACAAATAGGCAAGTTGATATTGAAGCCAGATCGCCCACACCGGTTTATTTCGCTCCAAGTCTCTCCATTGCCTTGTGTAAGATCTTCATGTCTTCCCTCATCTGCCCCAAAGCATTCTGGATCTTTGAAGGCTCATCCAGAATCTCCATGCTACACGTGTAAGGGTCGTATTTAATGGAGAAGGGCTTCTGTATTGTGGATGAGTATTGCCTGTGGAACAACAGCAATGCCCGTCACGGAGGAAGTTTAAGTGAATTCTTTGTGAAGTGATCTAAATGGGCAAGCAATCATGAACACCGACCTCAGTTTGCGTTTGGCATCCTCGAAACTCTCGGACACGAAGTACACAGGCTGATAGGAGTGGTCCTGGTATGGCTGGATTGCTGTCTCAGCTGGGTCGAATGGTTTGTATTGGGGCTCATTAGAAAGGGCATACTGGAAAAAGACACGATTCATTATCCAGATGTGTATGAACGCAGCCTTGAGGCCTGATTACTTTCTTTGAATTGTCGGCCAaaaccaaccaatcagattCTAAAGTGAACAAGGGCAGCCAAGGGTGACGGCAAGAGATGAATCGGActattttcaatatttattagTATTCTTAATGTTAACAAGGAAAAGTCCTTGCTATAGCCAAACATCTTCGACTAGACTGTtgataaaataagtattttcacGCTTTTGATCATGGGCTTATCTTTATATGGATCATGTGGCATGGTTTTATAGTGCTTTAGTAAGACACTTGTTATAGATGACTTCAGAAAATATCCTGGATCATATTGTGTATATTAatcaacacataaaatatttcctaCCAGTAGTTCTCCATAGGAAGACAGAAGTCCAGCACCAAAGGCCTTCACTGTTCCATTCTGTTTACATAGACCAAACTCCACAGTAAACCAGTACAGCTGTGTGCAGAATTTCGGGACGTTTTTTTAagccatatttacattttcagtaAACACAATCAGCTAAACAATACccaaatgattaaatataaatagtttggACATCTAGGATGACGCTTTTACAGAGTTTCTTGACGTTTAAGACGATGTCCACAAGGGGGCGCTAAATGCTTGTATAAATACTCCACACACGTGTTTATCTGCCCTTTAATTTTTTCCAGGTGGATTTACTAACCGTGGATAGCTTCTCAATATCCTCATCAGAAGCTCCAAGTGAGGCAAGTCCAATCTCCTGCAGGATGAAATAGTAAGTGACAAATATAAACAGTTGTTCAGTATATATTTAGATGAACAAAGATTAATTTATAGGTATTAAAGTAACACATTTGATGAACTCATATTACCTGGGAAAATTGAGCAAATTCTTTGTCTGCAAGCATAGGGATATGGCCAAGTAATTCATGGCAACAGTCACTGTGAATTTACagtcattaaaatattaattttaagcATTACAAAggtttgcaaaaataaaatgctgtgtCACTGTATACGTACGGTTCGGGGGAATGCATGGGAGCTGAGGGGTGACGAATATACTGGGTACACTGGAAGACCCTGAAGCCTAGGCTTGCAAGGAAGTCTCGAGCTGAGAGAAGCCCTGCCACTGGCCGCAACTGGAACCCGGTTCTttctaaacaaataaacaaacacacacaggcaccAGAAATTGCTGATTAATTTTTGCAATGCATAATATAcagatcttttcatttattttgctgtATTTGTCGTTGgctttgtaaagtaaaaatcaaaatgttctttcatttgaattGCTATAATCAACAGGTctccaaaataaataatgaatgttaAAGCAGCCAAATAACTCTCTGTTGGAGTTGGCAGAGCATGATCCTTAAAACAATGGGCATGAGTCCCACATagtgataaaatatatacacattaaTGCACCTTAATGCACCTTAAGTCATTGTGAAAAAGTTGTGAGCTACACAAATGGGActaaaatgaaaagcaaaaataGGAAGTGTTTACCTTTAAGAAATGCAGACACATCTCTGAGCTGAGGAATTTTGTCCTCCCCATACAAACATTCACTCTCCAGCTGTCCCAGGGCGTCTAGGAACTGTCTGCATGCGTGACTCGGGTAAAGACTGGTCAAAGTTCTGTAGACTTCCTTCCTGTCTCATCACAATCATGTGGGATTATCCTTCTGtccatattatatatattataaatgcataataaaaaccTTGTAATTGGGAAAACCTACCAAGTGGCGACCTCCTCGGTAGTGTACTCCACGACAGGTAGAGGGTCTCCACTGCAATGAACAAAAAGATGagtgaattattttatatattatttaatattaaataataacattaatattatttaacgTTTACTTCAGATGTGGCTACTTACTGTTTGTAGTTAAAAGCACGTTCAGTTATCAATCCTCTCCGTTTTCTGTACTCCTGATCGCTAAAACCCTGAATAATAAAATCACTGTCACTGGTTTTCTTATTGATCTGACTCAAGTCTGAAGCCGTGTTAGTAAAACCAAATAATAAATTCTTGGTCGTAAATAATGTCGAATATCACTGTTGTTTCCTTACAGGGTGATCCTGGTCTAGATCAGGGTCGTATTTTGTTATCAGATGATTGCATTTGTCCAGGTCAGCAATTTTCTTTGGAAACCACGGGACTATAAAAGCACAACAAAAATCGTAAGGTTTCATAATTCGTTCTTAAATAAATAGCCTCGTTAAAGAtgttaaaatgatataaataaataataataataaacctaCACTTTTCTTCTTGAACCAGTCGTACATCATCTGCAACTCTTTTAAGGGAGTTGATGAAGATGTCTGTATGGGAGCAGTGCACTTCGCATCTCATGAAAAACTCCAGATCATCTCCACTGTTCTTAGACTTTCTGCTCGGTCGGCTCTCAAGATGAAGGAGTTTGGCTTCGAAAGtctaagataaaaatacaaaaaggtttttttctatatatagtcgatttatttaacttatttttgacaaatatttaaaaccttTACGCGTATTGGTTTGTCGTAAAAAGCTCTTTTATGCCTCTATggttcaataataaaaataatatattaaacatttaaccaCAGAAATGTTCTTGCAGAAAAGATTATCTATGGtggaaaaatgttttacagaCTATGTAAAGCTAAGAAATCTTTAATTTATCCAAAAATGTATCTCTGATGGTGTGTTAATGTGTTGgttattaatttaaaagtgTGCTAGACCAAATGAAGTGGCTTACCTCAAAGACTTTACCCGCTTTGAGGAACCCTGCGTTTTCTTCATTTCTGAGTGCAAAGAGGACGTTGAGAGTGACCTTGCCGCATTTCTCCTCCTCAAACACGAAGCTGTCCCCACACCGCGAGGGTCCCGGTGAGGACGaagagctctctctctcccgccgAGCATCTTCAATCAGACTCCGCTTTCTACCACTAAAAGGAATATTCTGCCCTATGCTCTCTGTCTTCATCGGTTCCTTTTTAAAAAGTTGGCTGTATTTGTCAATGTATTCAAAGTAAAGTCGTCGAAAAACGTTTCCCAAATCCTCTTCCCAAATTTGGATTAATCTGTATGCTCAGACTAAAGTCATAGTCATGGCAATTTATATAATGAGGTGCCAAGAcattatgtaaatgtgttaCGCAAATGCACGTCTGGTTTTAAGGTGAGGTGCGTCATGAGTTTGTGCTTTTCCTTTTCTGGCACCAAATAGCCACGTCACGTTACCGGTGCTGCACagctataaaataataaacgaCACAACCCTAACAATAGTGTTGTGAAAGGTCACTAGTGAATGGGCATTTAGTGGAAATGTATGAATAAATCAATCTTTATTTATGGAATAGTTAAATTAAAGCAGAGAATTGAGATTGTGTTGCTCTCCAAGGTACTGAAACAGAGGTCTGTGTGCATGCCGCAATGCTTTTCTAGTAATAACCACATTATTCATAacaaaaagctttattgtttttttaaatacattgtaaCAATGCAtgcataacatttatttcacattttttgtctTAATATTGTCACAGATAAATTATAGTTTTCTTACGAACTGCGTTTACAGTAAAGGtagtaaatacaaatatagttcagtataatattgtatttttgtgttaaccAATGTTTAATAAAGCCGATGAAAAAATcacatatttcttaaagcaatttttcctcaATTAATTGGCTCAATACGTTGTATTTGCAATCCTTTGATCCTGTAAATTCGGTGATGGCGGGTTGGTTGGGGAAAATTATCTCGAACAAAATGAAGCAAC
Coding sequences within:
- the nup37 gene encoding nucleoporin Nup37 isoform X2 encodes the protein MPDDNIRSATYTVPCEDYVHVVEFSPFDCGSPASLLAYGGNQYVVVGACRFKEEDTEIEGVEFKSLQVFMHGVRVDAIAWSPETRLDKLPQVIRFCTAAADRKLRLWTSDLQNRHECEMKVMEGHTSYINQLVFEPTEGKQIASISDDHTCRLWDLDGNETTSFTLRSPGVSVCWHPEDPFKLLVAEKKGTIRFYDLVTQHAILSLDSGQVPLMSADWCLTNTIKVGAVAGNDWVIWDITRSSYPLEKRPAHVDRARHFRWSRAQENLFATTGYPGKIASQLLVHHLGHPQPVMIGSATVGAGLSWHRTLPLCVIGGDRKLFFWMTEM
- the nup37 gene encoding nucleoporin Nup37 isoform X1, with product MPDDNIRSATYTVPCEDYVHVVEFSPFDCGSPASLLAYGGNQYVVVGACRFKEEDTEIEGVEFKSLQVFMHGVRVDAIAWSPETRLDKLPQVIRFCTAAADRKLRLWTSDLQNRHECEMKVMEGHTSYINQLVFEPTEGKQIASISDDHTCRLWDLDGNETTSFTLRSPGVSVCWHPEDPFKLLVAEKKGTIRFYDLVTQHAILSLDSGQVPLMSADWCLTNTIKVGAVAGNDWVIWDITRSSYPLEKRPAHVDRARHFRWSRAQENLFATTGYPGKIASQLLVHHLGHPQPVMIGSATVGAGLSWHRTLPLCVIGGDRKLFFWMTEMLLGSKLLWERDFTLLSPSVF
- the th2 gene encoding tyrosine hydroxylase 2, with protein sequence MKTESIGQNIPFSGRKRSLIEDARRERESSSSSPGPSRCGDSFVFEEEKCGKVTLNVLFALRNEENAGFLKAGKVFETFEAKLLHLESRPSRKSKNSGDDLEFFMRCEVHCSHTDIFINSLKRVADDVRLVQEEKFPWFPKKIADLDKCNHLITKYDPDLDQDHPGFSDQEYRKRRGLITERAFNYKHGDPLPVVEYTTEEVATWKEVYRTLTSLYPSHACRQFLDALGQLESECLYGEDKIPQLRDVSAFLKERTGFQLRPVAGLLSARDFLASLGFRVFQCTQYIRHPSAPMHSPEPDCCHELLGHIPMLADKEFAQFSQEIGLASLGASDEDIEKLSTLYWFTVEFGLCKQNGTVKAFGAGLLSSYGELLYALSNEPQYKPFDPAETAIQPYQDHSYQPVYFVSESFEDAKRKLRQYSSTIQKPFSIKYDPYTCSMEILDEPSKIQNALGQMREDMKILHKAMERLGAK